The genome window GCCCATAAACCAGCGGATTCGGGCGACAAGACTGCTGCTGCGGGTGCCTGAGGGACGGCGGGCCAAAGCGCTCGCGGAGATGCCGGAAGAGGACTTCTCCGGGGCAAGCCCCAGAGACAGCCTTCGGTTGCTTCAGATTTTTGGGCAGGGCGCCCGTCAAGCGGCGGGGCCGGCGCCGGCAGCAGGCGCGGCCGGCCGCGGAAAGCGCAAGGGGCTGCGCCGGGAGCGAGCCAAGGAAACGTGACTCAAGGGGCGACAAGGCGTGTGCGCGGCCTGTTTCCTGAAGGGGCAACGTCGCCTGTCCTCCGGAATGGCGGGGCCGTCCCGCTCGCGGCAACGTCAGCTTGCGCAGAGCCAGATTACGGGTTGAGAGCAGTCCGAGTGGTGGTTCCGACGGACAGCAAGGTGACGGGGTGGGGGCACAAGATGTTACCGTGCTCGCGGATGATGCGCGACACGAAGCTGCCCGCGATAGTGCGGTTGCGCACACCGGAGTTGTTGGCGCCGGCGGAGAGAGACTTACACCGGCGTCCGAAAGACGATTTGCCGCCGTTCAGCATCGTCGTGCAGGAGCTTGCCGAGTCGGAGAGCCGGCCTTTACTCTCGGTCGGATGAATCTCGGCGGCGTTGTGAGCAAAGAAGAATGGAAATCAGGGAACCTGGCCGAGGTCAAGGCCTGCGGTGACTGTAACGAACCTTGGGAAGCGTGGTGGAATGAGGCTCTTGACGTACTATGGACCCACCCAGACGGCCCTGGTACGCTTGAAGACAAGTTACAGTACATCAAGGATTGCCAAGACGCCGCTATTCGGGACGCCAAGGGTTTGAGCAAGTTGACTCACCCCGGCAAGTATCTCGTGAAGGCGGTGCTGGAATACGCTCGGTCAAGCGCGGTTCAGCTGCCGGAATGCCCCTCCCGAAAAGTCGCGAGGACCTCGGACGGTGGCCAAAATGGACGGGCAACGGCGCCGCCTTGACTTATGCGTCACCATATGGCAGAAAGAACAACGAGAGCACGAAAAATGAAGAGCAACACCAGAGGGTTTCGAGGGGGACACGGGTTTGCTGCGCGTGGTCTCTCATGCTGTTCACCCGGGGCAGGTTCAACTTCTCGTGCGACCTCGCGGACAGGCTCACAAATTGTTCCGGCGTCGGTTGGACGCCTTCGGAAAGGCCAGAAACAATGAGCGTATTCAAGAAGACGTATACGGCTGCAATTCCGGACGGCGCTGAGCGTTTCAGACGCGGCGGTGTTGAATGGGTGCGCTGGAAGGACCGCGCCGGCAGGCGGCGCGAGGGGCGGATTACCGCGAGCCGCAACGGCACCACGCGCGCACTCGTCGAGGCGGCAACCTACAGCGCAAAGTATCGCGATGCCACGGGGGTTGTTCGTGTGGTTCCGACGGGCTGCAAGGACCGCACCGCGGCGCTTGCCGTGCTCGGCGGCCTGCAAAAACGAGTCGAGCAGGTCAGGGCGGGCATTATGTCGGAAACGGAAGCGGCCGCGATGAAATGGACTTCGGTTTCGCTTGCGGCTCATCTGGCTGATTTTCGTGCCCAAATGGAAGGGCGACGGCTCAGCCGAAACCATGTCAATGTGACCGTCCGGTATCTCGAACTCCTGTTTGAGGCGTGCAGATTTAAACGTCTTTCGGAATTGAGCAGGCAAAAGGTCGAGAACTGGCTTGGCTCAGAAGTCAGAAACCAGCGGATGGGCGCGCGCGTACACAACGCCTATATCGAGGCCTTGACCAATTTCGGGAACTGGGCCCTGCGCCAGGGCAGAACCACGGTGAATCCGTTCGGAGGACTTCGCAAGCTGAACGTCAAGGCGGACCCCAAGCGGCCACGGCGCGCACTGACGCTACACGAAGTGCAACAACTCATTGAAGCGGCGCAGATTCGTCCGCTGCAGGAGACGCTGCACGGCAATCGAGGCGCCCAGCCGGCGAAACTCACAGGAAGGTTCAGCAAGAAACTGACGATACTGGGCAACATGCGGGCATTGGCGTACAAGACGATGGTTTTGACCGGCCTGCGCTTGGGGGAACTGCGGAGCATCCATGTGTCTCAGGTGTATCTTGACCACCAGCCCCCTTTCATTGAGTTACGGGCGGCGGATGAAAAGGCCAGACGCGGCGCGCAGATTCCTTTGCCCGCAGACCTTGCCGCGGACCTATCCGACTACATATCGCGACGCTATTCGCGCGGCACGGAGGAAGGCCGCGCAGAAAACGTGGTGAGATTCGGGCACGGGGATGACCCGGTGCTCTTTGACTTGCCGAAGACGATGACCAAGGTTTTCAATCGAGACTTGGCGGCCGCCGGTATTGCCACGAAGGACGCCTCGGGGCGCATTATCAAGAAGGACTCGCGCGGACGTAGCGTGGACATTCACTGTCTTAGGCATACATACGCTACGCTGCTGGCACAGGCCAACGTGCCCTTGCAGACCGCGCAGAGGCTCATGCGACACACGGACCCCAAGCTCACCGCGAACGTGTACACGCATCTCGGACTGCTCGACATGGCGGGGGCAGTATCCAGTCTGCCCGTGCTGGACATGCGCAAACGGGATGCGGCGGCGAGTAACCTGGCGGCCGATTCCCTTGCACCAACCCTTGCACCAACTCCTGGCTTTTCACGTCAAATTCAGGCAACGCATTGCATTACCGTGGGATATACGGAGGTTGATAGCGCCTCTGTACAGCACGCAGAAATCGCCAATAAAGACAGTGGTATTCGCTCTCTGGCATCGTGTGACAAGAGAAAAGAAGTGGTCGGGGTGAGAGGATTTGAACCTCCGACCTCTTGGTCCCGAACCAAGCGCGCTAAACCGGGCTGCGCTACACCCCGACGAGGAAACGTATGATACCGCAAAACAGGGAGCCGCATCAAACCCGATACGGCGCGATTCCACCGGGTGGCGCGTCACGGAGGGTGCAGGCGCCGGACCGGTTCTTGCGCTGCGCCTGCGGCTGAAGCGGTTCAGAGGACGCGAAGAGCGACGCGCACCTGGCGGGTTCGCGGGCCGTCGAATTCGCAGAAATAAAGCGATTGCCATGTGCCGAAGGCGAGGCGGCCATTCTCGATTGGAATGGTCTGCGAGAAGCCCATCATGCTGGCCTTTACGTGCGCCGCGGCGTTGCCCTCCGCATGGGCGTACGCGCCGTTCCAGGGCACGGCGCGTTCGAGCGCGGCGATGATGTCGCGCACGACGTCGGGGTCGGCGTTTTCGTTTATCGTGAGGCCCGCGGTTGTGTGGGGCACGAATATGTGCGCAAGCCCCTCCGTTACGCCGGAGGCTTCTATGACGCGGTTAACCTCGCGGTCGATGTTGACAAACTGGGTGTGCCCGGTGGTGCGCACCGTGATGGTTGCCATATCAGAACTCCATGCGTTCGAGATTGCGCAGGCCCATGCGCATGGGGCCGAGCATGCAGAAGAGGCTGAGGCCCGTGATGAAGGCTATGACGGCGGCCAGCGCGAACCCGAACATGCGCGGGCTGGTGAACCGTTCGAGGACGCGCCATTGCAGGATCACGGTCTGCGCGGCGACGACAAGCGCGATGTAGCCGACGCTGAGCAGCAGGTTGAGCGTGCCGCCGAGCCCGGAGACGATGCGCGCTGGGTTGTCTTCTGAAAAGGTGGGATAGAGCGCACCCAGTCCCACGGCGAGTCCCGACAGCCCGAAATTTGTGATGACGACGCTGTATACGGTGAGCCAGAAGTATA of Candidatus Hydrogenedentota bacterium contains these proteins:
- a CDS encoding secondary thiamine-phosphate synthase enzyme YjbQ, coding for MATITVRTTGHTQFVNIDREVNRVIEASGVTEGLAHIFVPHTTAGLTINENADPDVVRDIIAALERAVPWNGAYAHAEGNAAAHVKASMMGFSQTIPIENGRLAFGTWQSLYFCEFDGPRTRQVRVALRVL